tcaaaattgtttgctccaatggcagggattaagatgcttcttccatgtaagttggaatttggtgcagtaaattcaccaagcaccttccttgcatctccaccattgttattattttcggctgccatctctacttcttttttgaaaatttcttttaggacctctccagagttttgtgctttagattctcttagtttcctctttagagtcctttcaggttcaggattagtttcaataagaatgcctttgtccttgttcctactcatatgaaagagaagagaacaagaaagtatggaatcctctatgtcatagtatagagattcctttatgtgagtagaagaagagaagaatagaagaaggagaagagaaaaattcgaaaattaattaaaataaaataaaaatatttttgtttttattttaaatattaattaaaaaattaaaaagatttgatttttgaaattaaagttgattacttgactaacaagaaactaaaagatatgattttaaaattcaaagattgaacctttcttaataggcaagtaacaacttgaaaaattttttgattaaaacattaaatgtgagaaagattttcgaaaatatgaagtaagaatgagaaaaagattttgaaaataaataaaatatttcgaAAATATGtagaaataaatgaaaaagatctgatttttcaaaaagatttgaaaagataggattttgaaattgaaaatttgacttgactcataagaaacaaccaaatttttaaaaattttgaaaaagtcaactcaaatattcgaaatttatgagaaaataagagaatgatatttttttaattttgaatttttaatgagaaaagagaaaaagaagatatcatttttatgtttttctctttttctttcaaacaacaaaaatgaaacaacacataaaatttaagatcaaaataaaaatgcatgcaagaacactttgaatgtcaagatgaacaccaagaacactttgaatgtcaagatgaacaccaaaaacttatttttgaaaatttttaagaaaaaaaaatgcaggacaccaaacttagaaattttcaaactttagactctaacaaattgaaaatacacatgaaaaacaagaaaagacacaaaacatgaaaatgcaaagatcaaacaaagaagatcatcaagaacaacttgaagatcatgaagaacaccatgcatgtgtttcaaaatttttaggaaattaaaaaaaatgcaattgacaccaaacttacaatttgacactagactcaaacaataaacacaaaattatttttagctttatgattttattaattttttttatttttcgaaaattaattggaaaaagaaaaataaggatttcaaaatttctaatgagaattccatgaatcatgcaatgttagtctaaagctcgggtccaggaattagacatggcttactagccagccaagctttcagcgaaagctccggtccaaaacactagacatggacaatggccagccaagctttagcagatcattacatacaaaagctaaattgctgagaaagacaaagaagctcttctctaatgatagttgaaacctcggtccaaaggattagacatgactttacagccagccagacttcaacagatcatcatgaaactgtagaattcattcttaaaaattttgaagaacatagaataattaaatttttttattgaaaatttttcgaaaataaaaaagaataaaaacaaagacttaaaattaaaataaaattacctaatctaagcaacaagatgaaccgtcagttgtccaaactcgaacaatccccggcaacggcgccaaaaacttggtgcacaaaattgtgatcgttcattccttggtaacggcgctaaaaacttaatacgcacgttcataatcttagttctttgtcacaacgtcgcacaactaaccagcaagtgcactgggtcgtccaagtaataaaccttacgtgagtaagggtcgatcccacggagattgtcggttttaaggaagctatgatcaccttgtaaatcttagtcaggcggattcaattggttatggagatttgataattaaaatataattaaaatataaaataggatagaaatacttatgtaattcattggtgagaatttcaaataagcgtatggagatgcttttattccttctgaacctctgctttcctactgctttcatccaaatcattcatactcctttccatggcaagctgtatattgggcatcatcgttgtcaatggctacatcccgtcttctcagtgaaaatggtctaaatgcactgtcaccgtactgctaatcatctgtcggttctcgatcatgctagaataggattcagtaatccttttgcgtctgtcactacacccagcactcacgagtttgaagctcgtcacagccatccattcccagatcctactcagaataccacagacaaggtttagactttctggatctcaagaatggccgccaataattctagcctataccacgaagactctgatcgtagatcaggaggctaagagatatgcattcaagcttgctttcatgtagaacggaaatgtttgtcaggcacgcgttcataagtgagaatggtgatgagcgtcacataatcatcacattcatcatgttcttgtgtgcgaatgaatatcttagagaagaaataggcttaagttgaatagaaaaacaatagtactttgcattaattcataaaatgagtaaatgatgcagaaatccacttccgggcccacttggtgtgtgcttgggctgagcgttgaagctttcacatgtagaggtctttcttggagttgaacgccagtttgtaacttgtttctggcgtttaactctgctttgcaacttgtttctggcgtttaacgccagaatagggcagaaagctggcgttgaacgccagtttgcgtcgtctaaacttggaaaaagtatagactattatatattgctggaaatctctgaatgtctactttccaacgcaattaagagcgcaccatttgggtttctatagctccagaaaatccattttgagtgaaaagaggtcagaatccaatagcatctgcagtccttcttcagcctctgaatcagatttttgctcaagtccttcaatttcagtcagaaaatacctgaaatcatagaaaaacacacaaactcctagtaaagtccagaaatgtgatttttaattaaaaactaataaaaatatactaaaaactaattaaatcatactaaaaactatgtaaaaataatgtcaaaaagcgtataaattatccgctcatcagacatcatgcaaaataaataaataaacattcTCAGGACACCTTGCCTTTGAGAAGCACACTATtgattcttttctattttggttattTTAAACGTGTTCCTCTTCCAAAAATTAGAAAACAAGACTAATTTCTTTGGAATATCAACTTACTCCTATATGCTATTCTCTTTGTGCAATACTATTTGTTAGATTAATAgattttgactatttttttttaatctgaattgATGTTGTATAGTGTAATTTCAATCCCACACAAGATttaagtgaaaaaaaaataagaaaattttgttCGGTGCGAAATCACCCTTTACAGActcatttcaaaaaataaataaataaaaggatccAATTTTGCTTTAAAATTGctcaaaaatataaatttgagATAGAATTTGTATTCCGAACAAAATTGACTTTTTCATGTGTACGAACTCCATATATACCGGCTTTGATATTTACATGCGCTCCTTTGTTATAACATTTTCTTTTGACATGGTTAGTTATACATAATTGGATACATAAGGCTTCAACATTTTATCTTTGTACACAAACTTCACATTGCTCAAGAGGAAAAGTGAATATTATTCCACCATGAAATGCAGCTCCAAAATCCAAACCTCTTTGATTTATTCACATCGGGTAAATATTCCACAAAATTTACCATCGACAGATGCCAGGTGCCTCTGTTATGTTAAATGCAAGTACTTCATCATATTTGGAAGCATACACAAAGCCCCATAACTGTGTATATGAGAGAAAGACCAATAATTTTTCTTCAGCTATAAATTTTTCTTGAAATTAGCAAccagaaaaagataaaaaagaaaggATGAAGGAGTGTGTAACATTGTGTGCATGTGAGAAGAATCGAAGAAGTTGCATGAGCACCTCTACTTCCTTCACTTCAAAATCTTGAGAATTCGCAAGACAAGGATTTTCGTAGGTTTCCGAGACCGACCTTGAGCCATTCAATCTTCAAGAATATTGCAAGAGTTTGAAAGGGATTAAATAAAAACACAAGGTGATGATATATGATTGAAGACATGTTCACAtttcttcctttttatatttttcaatttttttcttttggcaGTATAAGAGTAACAATTTAAGCAAAGAGATAGCGATGGAAGTAGAAAGTTCTTACAAATCACCATCCAAATAAACCGCAAAATGGCTTCCCCCTCCAATTGCTAAGAACTCACTGTTGCATAGTGTGAAATAGCGGGTTAACCCTGCAATGTTGTGATTAGTTTAGGGTTTTGCATTTAGAATTCTAAAaccaagcaaaagaaaagaaagggaaaaaaaagagaaaggaaaacCAAACAAACAAATGTATTCCAAAATTTGAGAAAAGCCTCATGCTAAGGCTGAAGATTTAGTAATAGAATTCAAGGTTCCAAGATTCTACTAGAGGCAACTATTGAACATGATAGCATTTTTATTATCTTTAACAATTCATAGATATTCGGATGAATGTGAAATTATGATGGAGCAAATTCAACTCTCATTGACAAACTAATAATTGAATGTTGCAGACGACATTCTCACATTTCTGAATAAAAGTAAACTCAAGCATTCCTCATTGGCGCATAGGAAATGGTTCTTATATATAGTTGAAAGATGACATTATGTTCACCATATTTCACACAATTCCTGAAATTTAACCTTTTAATGATCTTCATGGGCATAATTTCTAAGGTTTGCACCATAGATTCAAATGTCAATGCACCACATAACAAGAAAAACTAACACCGATTCATTAATCTTGGATTTTGATTGCTAGCTAAGCATCGTATAATTATGACAGCAAAAAAGATGAAAGAGTAACATGTTCAAACTTGGACGGAAGAAGATACCTGTTGGACGATATATAACAGGATGGCCAGAAATATTTGTGAAAACAAATGTACTATTTGTTCCCTGTACCAAATATTTGTTATCAATAATACAATAACAGATACAATCTATCGGATAATCTTTGGATAACGAATTTTGGTTTGACCTGGTATTTCTTGTTGGATGGTCTAAGAGGCGCTTCGACTAAGCTTCCAAACACTGCTCCTCTTTGGTCTCCGACAACCTGAAATGTAATAACTAACATTTGGAACCAATCCATGATAGAAACGAAGAAAAATTAACCTTACAAGTTACAAATAAAAGATTCCAATACTGAATATATCTCTAATAATTCAAAACGTATTAAGAGTTTTCAATCCATAGCAAAGAACTCAAATGTCATGTAGGACTTTCAGGCTTCCAAACTAGGACTTGAATTTGTAGAAAACATGAACTATCCCATTCTACAACTAATGCTAGTGTTGAAACTCTATATAGAGTATAGTATACATTACAAACACCACAGAGAAGTGTGTGCTTATGATTCAAATTTGCTCAGGGAAAGTTGTAGGGTACCAGCAAACTCAATCCAGGCCAAAGCATTCTTATAAATCATGGCACCCAAGCTCCCCAACTAAGGGAAGAACACCCATCATCAAAGTATGAGCCTCTTAACCTATCCGCAATGTGCCAAGCTCCCCATCTAAGGGAAGAACACCCATCATCAAAGCCGAATTCGGCATTATTCCTTCATCTACCATCAACCTCACCTACTGCAATGCTTCAATCCAAATCCCATGGTGTGCAAAACCAGTAACCATGGCACCCCACAAAGCAACATCTCTCTCAGAACATTCATCAAATACATTTCTCCGCGCAAGCTCAATTTTCCCACACCTAAAATACATTCTAACCAAACAGACCTTAATATATAAACTAGCATCAAAACAACTATTCTTAACCAAAATGGCATGAACCTTAAACCCTTCTTGAACCGCATTTGCATCACCCAAGCTTTCAATAACATTCACAATAGAACAGGCATAATGTCACTGTCCTAAGACAAAATATGCCCAATTTGGTATCTATCCAAAAGTTGGGGACCAGGAAAATTGAGACAGTGACATAAATATATTCTCTGGCTATAAGCCCAGTCATATGAAAAACGAAGTTCTCGATTACTGATGAAAGGAATAGGGGAATTTGTTAGATCTCACCAAATCATGAAGAAGCTTCTGATTGTGCGAGGGAAGCTGACGGTGAGACTCAAAGCAATAATTTGTGGGGGTAAATGCCCTCattaatattttgaaaaagtatatcatcgtgtgtgtatatatatatatatgctcccATTAAATAATTATACTTGCCCCCATACTAAAAGAAAttatctattaaattttgtgttaaaatattttaagaattttattaACCTATGCCATAAGAGCCAATTTTAAAAATACCATAAAAAATGTTTGACaaaaaattattgattttttttatttttaacatagATTTCAGAAAAGTTTTTGATCAAAGAAAAGCATGAGGAAATCCCACATCATAATCAAAGAAATATTCCTACGAAGTTGAGTTGTAAATCCGAGAAGTAATTACAAAAAAGAGTTGTGGAATCAGTAAATCTCATAACATGACAGAAGACAATTTTATCTTGATgcaacaaaattaataaaatcacgaTTTCAAGTCTTTGGAAACTGAAATCTAACAATATTGGACCATTACAAGAAGAGTTTAGacttataaagaaaaagaaaatatactaAATTTTGTTTGAGACGAATTCACTTGACTTATACATcaataataaaacaaaagaaaaattagtcATTAACAAATCTGACAAAGATAGACATAAGAAAAAAAACCTGACAATGATGAATTGATTAGACCTATAACCcaatataaaaaatagttcacTATAACTATGTTTGTTTACAGACACGAAATATTGAAATAAGAATACAgagatataaaattatatttagcaGATAAGACATAAACAAAGATATTATATTAAGAGAtattaaattaatgtattttgtatTTATGCTAANNNNNNNNNNNNNNNNNNNNtattttttatttttttattattcttgttaattttttataatgatatttttcttttcaatttttttgaatgaaaaaataaaaataaattagactttcataatttgttctaatttatcaccaaataaaatacaaaaatacttaTTTTTGTGACTTATTCTTAGTGTCTTATCATCTTATTTTCAGAACCAAACATAACCTACTAATCAAAGTGTCAAACTAGCTCATATCGTCTAACAACTAAGTATAATGATATTGGTATACCATACACAAATCTTAAATAGCTAATTGAATGGTACAACGTTAAGTGTGTTTTTATTAAGTTTCCAGAGTCCAAATGCTAGACCacaaaaaatgattttttttcttatataaataaaaaaaaattaattcaaaagagaaaataagaagcaGAATGCATTTTTTTTGCCTTCCATTTAGTTCTTTTATTGGGTAAGCAATCTAGTCTAGCTCGTCCAACGATGCGGCGATCTGCCTTTCTATCACTCACTTCGTCTATTCACTCGATGAATTGTTCCCATTACCTAATTCCTTGTAGTATAAAGAGGACCATTTTTCACCTCATTTACCTTATCAGAATTTGGAAGAGGAAATAACAAATGAATGACTTATGCAGTACATCCGATGGTATATCTTGCAGATCATAGGGGGATATGGATTGATGTGGTCATCTATCTTAGGGATCAGCCGTGCTGGCTTTTTTGTACCAAAGGATAGGTCGAGCCACAAATTACAAGCAACAAAACTTGAGTGGATGTGGATGTTTGCTTCTCTTTTGGGCGTATCATCATATCACTGCGTGTCGATCCCACGAATTCAAAGGGCAGGGGTTTCCTTTGGTGGAAAGgtatttatgcattttttttatttgtttgattgTTCTATAAGTTATAGTATATGGATGTATAATTTTTGACAACTTATGACATTGCAGGTGGGTAGAATACGGGCCACACCAGGACATTGCGAAGACCATACTTTAGAGTTAGAGATAGGTTCTCAACAACATTGGGATTAATGACATACTTAATCAATACATTTGTATTTAAATATATTTGTGTTCTTGTTATTTTTTGGTTTGAACAATTGTCTTGTTATTGACTTTGTGATATGTGGATTGTGTGTAGGTTGAATGAACTCCATATGTTAACCTTCATGTCTAGCACATTATACCACAGAGCATATCTAAGGGTGAAGGTTCATGGAGTATCATATGTTCACTCTTGTGCTTTTCAATCGTAGAGTGGAATTAGGTGAACTGTGTTGTTGTTAGGCAATTCAGTATTTTGCAACACATCCTTACTTCATCATTGAACATTGGCGAGTGATACCCAAACGTTTTGTAGGGTTAGTACGACATGTGGCAGGCTCGGAATAACCATCACTTGCACTTATATCACAACTTTGATCTAAGTCTGTCATAATAGTATTTATGATGGTACTTCTAGTGAGCATATTTAGTGTTTCTTGATTTGGGTAGCAAGTAGGATCACATTGTTAGACGCATATTGGATGATCTACCTATTTACACTCTAGAGGATCCATAGTTGTATTAGGCCGAGGATGGCGATTTACAAAATTTAGACCCTCGAGAAAGCAAACCTGGCAGGGAATATCCCAGGCTTAAGAAAGTAGATCAACAGGCCAGAGtagttgatgtgtggaaaacgatccaacacaaaactcaccggcaagtgcaccgggtcgcatcaagtaataacaactcacgggagtgaggtcgatcccacagggattgaaggattgagcaattttagtttagtggttgatttagtcaagcgaatcaagatttggttgagagatttgtgatttgcagaatttaaattgcatgaaattaaagagaactgaaatttaaagtgctgaatcttaaagaattttcacttattccaaaagtttgagctaaagtttgaggcaaacttttgctcaaactttttgtcctctctttctcctagccattccttcttgcatcaacctttctccaagctttcttcacctatcattaatcaaccaaacacatcaaagctatgctcaaaatcatgagtttgtcattctttcataatatgtagcaattatagcataaatcctcatgaaattgtattaattcatctatggttgattaaatcaaaggaagcatgaaaatctaccaattggcttgcttatggctcaagaaagtgcataaatcaattgaaaacaaaagagaaaggctagtgaaactaggctaagatgacttgtcatcacaacaccaaacttaaagcttgcttgtcctcaagcaagaaaagatttattgagaagaaagaatgaaatggaag
The DNA window shown above is from Arachis ipaensis cultivar K30076 chromosome B08, Araip1.1, whole genome shotgun sequence and carries:
- the LOC107611998 gene encoding oxidation resistance protein 1-like isoform X2; this encodes MDWFQMLVITFQVVGDQRGAVFGSLVEAPLRPSNKKYQGTNSTFVFTNISGHPVIYRPTGLTRYFTLCNSEFLAIGGGSHFAVYLDGDLLNGSRSVSETYENPCLANSQDFEVKEVELWGFVYASKYDEVLAFNITEAPGICRW
- the LOC107611998 gene encoding oxidation resistance protein 1-like isoform X1, with product MDWFQMLVITFQVVGDQRGAVFGSLVEAPLRPSNKKYQGTNSTFVFTNISGHPVIYRPTGLTRYFTLCNSEFLAIGGGSHFAVYLDGDLLNGSRSVSETYENPCLANSQDFEVKEVEVLMQLLRFFSHAHNVTHSFILSFLSFSGC